In Gracilinanus agilis isolate LMUSP501 chromosome 1, AgileGrace, whole genome shotgun sequence, the sequence attttctcatccgtAAGATGGAGATAAACACATTCACATGTAGCAGTTTGGTCACCCCCACTTAAGTTCTACTTTTCTATCAGCCAATGTGGGTTCCCCTCCTTTGGATTGATATGCAACATAATAAGTTTCTGTACTGCCATAGTATTTCAGAGTGTTCCTCACAGCAAACAGTCGTGTGAAATAGGTACTGTGAATGTGtttatctccatcttacagatgagaaaattgaagtatCAAGAGGTTGTGGCAAGCTTGAGTTCACACAACTGCTTAAGAGCTGAGACTCCAACCCATCTTAAGcttccaagtccagaactctttccatttCCCAGTGTTCTCCCTTTGTCTTGGCTACCATCGTGTGACTAACAAATACTTCTCTTCTGAATGCACCCCAgcttattcttctttcttctttcattttttttcttcttatagaGTATGAAGTTTTCTTAAGGTTCAGAAATCAGACAAAAACTCTTCACAGGTGTCCTTAGGAACCTTAGAAGGAGGGAACAATGGGCAGCCTCAACAATCTCATAAGCCTATTAGGGATAATTAGGCTTCACAACTCTCCCtgtgggagagagggggaaatttTAACCCAAAGAAATAGTTATGCATTGAGTGTTGGAGGTAGGAAGGGAAATAGTAGCATTGTACAGCCTGTTATCTGGCCCTTTACTGTCATTTCCAATATCCTTCCAATAAATGGCTCAAGCTCGTAATCAGCATGGATGGCTTAGCTATTAAAGAAAGAGATTGCTATAGGGGTACTTACTTTTCTGCTGGGTGATGGGGGAAGGGAGTTAAATCTGCTTTGAAGGACttatcccttttcccttctcccaggTCTAAGGGGTAAGAGCAAGGGGATGATGAAGAGGGAAATTACCTGGGGAAACAGGCATTATTGATGAATAACAACCCACAGCTAGTTATATTGAACTTTCAAAGCAAGTCTATGAGCTAAGATAATGAAAGTATTGTTATCTGCAATTTATAGATTGGCACACTGAAGCTCAAAAGGGTCAACaaatttgcccatgatcacatacaGCTTCTATGGGAGACTAGCTGGACTGGGAACTCATGCCTTCTGGTTTCAAGGATGGCACTCCTTCCACGATAGCATCTTACCTCTCAACACACTCCCATTTCTTCGGTAGTCCTGACAACAAAACTTTAACTATattttgaagagagaaaataagtccTCATTTGCAGAGATAAGTGACACTGGAGATTCACGGCCATTCTTTCTGGAAGTCTGGAGAAGACTATAGCTAAAATCACGAGATAATGTCTACATTCAaatgaaacatggaaaaaatggaGTCATGTCCAGCTCCCTAGTTCATACAATGTAAAATGTCTGCGTATATGGAAACAGATTGACTGACGGTCACGACATTGGGCCATTTCCCCTCCCTAACTCTgattttcctaatctgtaaaaagagggggtGGAATTAAATCATCTTTCAAATCCAGCTCTAACATCCTAAGGTTCTAGGTGAGGAGGACCATTAATTGAATATACACAGGCAGGGACAATGGGAAATGTTCCATGAAAACCAAGACTATCAAAGAGATGCTGCCCTCTCTGGATGCAGGTAGAGTGGCAGAGGTACCAGCACGGAATCATTGGGATCCCAACATCTTTAATTCTCTCTTAATTTAATTGATCTCATTTCTCttaattaaataagaaatgtCTTCTTTGGgtcaattaaatattaaaattaaaactatacaggacgaggcagctgggtagctcagtggagggcttaggttcaaatctgaactcagatacttcctatttgtgtgaacttagacaactcacttaaccccagttgcttagactactcttctgccttgaaacggATCCTTGTATtaatcctaaggcagaaggatttttgagagagatagacagacagacagagagacagagacagagacagagacagagacagagacagagacagagagacagagacagagagaaagagagagagacagagagagagacagagagagagagagcttgcaGCAACTAATGAGCTATTTCTCCAACAgctgtttttttgtcttctttaataGTAGTCTTTCAGATTGAGCGTGTGTTGATCCAAATCAgcttttaaaggaagccagatgCAACAGTTTAATTGCTTTTCAATCCAGTGTGATTTGTAGCAGAGCAGGTGTGCTTAACCTTCTTGGTGTCATGGATTCTTTTGGCAGTCCAGTGAAGTCTAAGGATCCATCAGAATATTGTTAATAAAATGCAGAAGGTTACAAAAAAACCAACCGTATTgaaaaatagttataataaaacaatttgaaaaatgaagtttgCCAACCCCAGCTTAAGAAGCCCTGTGACTGAGAATATCCATTCTGCATTGTGCGCAGGGACCTTTAAATATCTGTAGCTAATTCTTGGTCTGCCGTCGATGTTCCAcattaaataaatacatgcaaATTCTCTAATGCAGAAAATCAATGCCCTTTTCACATAGGTCTGCCTCTGGCATGCTCATTTTGTAGGCAGGCCCAGACAATAGCCAAAGATATAAGAAAACTTCCTTTCTTGTTATGTTTTACAAtttagactagatagcctctaacaTGCTTTACAATCATAAAATTGTGTGATTCTGAGATGTTTAGCACCTACACAAAATATCTGCAACTTTGGTCCTTGGGGTCTGGTCCAAGTGAATTTGACCACTGATACACTAATAtcctcagaatcaggaaaagcctgatttaaggcagctaggtggcacagtagacaaagggctgggtctagaatcaggaagacctgaattcaaatgcagcctcagacacttactagtggtatgttccttggcaagtcactttaaccatgtttgcctcaatttcctcatctgtaaaaaagagctagagaaggaaatggcagaccactgtagtatctttgccaagaaaatcccaaaatgggggtactgagtgactcagtggattgagatgggtggtcctgggttcaaatctgacctcaaatacttcctagctctgtgaccctgggcaagtcacttaatccccatgacctagcccttactgttctgccttggaaccaacacataatagtaattctaagatggaaggcaaggggttaaaaaagaaaaagatttctcATTTCAAAGGTACCTAGAGTACTTTTTCTGTTCTAAATATTTCTTCTCCAATTTCTTCTCcaatttcttctctcctctagtGTTATGGAAAGAACCATACTCCAGCCTGAAAGGTCCTTGCTGAGTGCCTTTTTACTCAACCTCCTGTTCACTGTTTATGGGCTGACACAGAATCTGAAGCCACCTTCTAACAAGAATGGCACTGCTCCTACTATACTACACTTCCTCTTACTATGTTCCCATTCCTCCAGCCATTCTAATAACAAAGTTTTTGCcatattttgaagagaaaaagaaaaaagatccttATTTACAGAGATGGAAACAGAGGTTCCAGATTGGATTTTGCCTTTCTCCTCTAGTGCCTCTATGGGATCTGTGAGTTTGGAcgggaaaaaatatatacttttattttcactaacctctagcTGCAATTTAGCAATTCCTTCaactatttaaaatcattattctaagactgttggcacacatgccagaaggggctcccttccccctcctcactgcaCTTGAGTGAACATCtctcacatcccctgcccctctgtccagcagcccaatgggagcacttcctcctgcCCCTGTCTCGGGTAAGACGGCTCACATGtagcatgagggttgcaatttgggcactcggtccctaaagggttcaccatcactgttctaaggaGTACCCAGAaccttcaccaaactgccaaaagaatctataacaacaacaaaaaaaaggtcTAAAGAAATTCTTGCTTTGAAAGATGGAAACAGTAGGCGAAAGAAACTGTTGATATAGGCTTTGCTGAacataatttcttgaaaattccatttttttttatatctggGCAGCTAAAGTTTCACACATACACATTCTCCAGTGTTCAGATATACCAATGGAGCTGTGATCTCAGTGATGTAGTTATTTCCTCCAATGATGCAGATCACCACTCAACCATACCTTTTTATCTAGACTTCCTGGAAGCCCACCATAAGATACTACCAAACATAGCAGGTGCCTTCTTCATACATCTCCACAGACACACATAAATAAACAGTCTTTAGGTGTGATAAATTCTCATAGTTCTGAAACTGAGGTGCTGAGCCCATCTCATAGATGCATCAAATATCAACAATTCCAAATAATCTTATGATGCAATGAGACATAGGTTTATAGTTAAAATTCTAGGTTTGAGGTATGGCTCTGTTACTACCTGTGACTTTGTGCAAATCTCTagaccttcatttcctcatctgtaaaaggatgaGGTTGGGCTAGCTCAAGGTTCTTAACCTAGgctatatgaatttttttcaaacctttgtcttctctcttagaatcaattctaagtaacagttccaaggcagaagagcagtaagggctaggcaactggggttaagtgacttgcccagggccaaacagctaggaagtatctgatgccaaatGCGAATCCAGGAACTTCTCCAGgtccggctctctatccactagctaCCCCTGCTATgcgaattttaaaaaatatttttataattacatcttaataaaatgttggtagaattcctttgaaacccaatgcattttattttatgcacttaaaaatgttattctagtGCTCActttggcagcacatatactaaaattggagcAATACAGAGAAGAATAACATGGTCCCTGCACAAGGATGGCATGCAAATTTGTGAAGCATTCCATATTTTTGTAACTGAAACATGGCAGTATGAACAAATGTAACAGACCTTGCTACTAACAacaacgcaatgatccaggagagttctgagggacttaggagaaagaatgctattcccatccagagaaagaactgtgggagtagaattgcagaagaaaaacatgtgatttgtCGCTCagttatataggtatatgatttggggttttggttttaaaagattactctattacaaaaatgaataatatggaaataggtatcaagtgataatacatgtataacccagtggaactgcttgtcaacttcaagaagggaaaggaagaggggaggaagagaacatgaagcatggaaccatggaaaaatgttttttaaaaataaaattatatttttaaaatgttattttgaaaatGGTCCATAGGCTTGGCAAACTGCAAAGGGGGTCCATCGcccacaaaaaggaaaagaactcctGGACTGATGATCTGTGAGTTTTTTTGAAACCCAACTTTCTGTGAACTTATGTCCTCCTTGGCTGAACTGTAGCTTGAGTTATGGGCAAACCAACTGGTAAATAATGAGTGGCACCATTTTTAAGGCATTCCCTATAACAAGCTCactcagtcaagaagcattttaaGTACCTACAGGGTGGAGGAAaccatgtgtatacacacactgTACTTAGTAGACTCTAAATTAGTACTTattgatggaaggaaggaaggaaggaaggaaggaaggaaggaaggaaggaaggaagggagggagggagggagggaaggagggagaaagagagagagagggaggaaagaaggaaggaaggaaggaaggaaggaaggaaggaaattcttTACTCTTTCTAGTGTAACCCTCAAATATGCTCTTCATAATTCCCAGGTAAAGTCTCATTTAATTCAGACTAGCATCTATTCCCTTCTCTACATTGTTATCTGGGCATGTCCTTTTACACCAGGTTCTTATCTTCAGAGATGTACTTCCCACAGGTACAAATGACATAAACAGAGGTCATCgtcttagtttattttttctagaGTCCTTAGCATGCTACATTAACCTGACAATGCTTAATCTTGTGTTCATTTCACAATACATTTCATGCAATCCACAGCTTTAATTGGTTTTACATCGACATTACACATGTTTCGATCTAGCCATGTGAAAAGAATAATTCTTAATAGTGTTTGTCTCTAAAAAGTGTCCAAAGCTTAAATAGCACATAAGCAGTTAACTCTATTCTCAAGTGCAGTCTCTCTTTTAAAAGCAAGAATGATTTTTAGCATAAGAATATAATGTTCCTGTTAAGTCCATTTGTGACTGAACCACTTCCTTCCCGTGCCTTATGTCCTGAGGAATCCTCTCTTACAAAATTGCATTCaagtatattatttaatttaacattCCAGGTTGTCTGAGTTAAGGGTTTGAAAGGGGCTTTACAGCCCACTCCAGATCTTTCGCAGTCCCCGTTTTCCCATGCCTATTCTTACTTAGCATTAGAATCTCCTTTACAATCAACATGTAGCACTAAAGCCATAGAGTATAGCTTTTTGGCATTTTCCAGTGAAGtgcaagaaattaaataaattatgtttttattgCTAAGGTATAGTATCAAGCAAAGTCACGTCATTAAAGGAGCCTTGGACAGTATGCTTCCTCTTCGTGGTGACCAAGTGTTGCAACGCTTAGCCAGCTGTCGGGCGCCACCTTAGGAGGACGTATTGAGTATTCTAGAGTCTGAGGAATCGGACCTTTCGTCATAGTCATCCTCTGTGTAAATAGGCTGCTTTGACACAATGGGGCATCCATCCTCAGGGAGCGAGATCCGAGGATCTTCCGGCGTGCGAGTGGGAAGGACGGGAGAACTGCGGAAGACACTGGTAGAGTTACTGGAGAAGGGACTGACGTACTGAGACCTCAGCTGGTACTGTTGCTGCAGGGTCATGGTGTTCCACAAGGTGACGTCATTGGGCAGAAAGGGGCTGGACTGATTTCTGGCCAAAGTATTCCTCAGCATCAAAGGGTAGCGGGGCGGCTGGGGAAAGGGGTGCTGCAAGGGGACTGCCAAAGGATTGGGCACTACGTTGCTAGAATCGGTGGAAAACCGCAGCGTGTCAGGAACTCTAAAGGCAGACCCCACGGACCACTTAGAAGAGGAGAGGGGGTACGAACTCAACGTGTGCTCAAAAATGTGCCCGTTGGAAGGCAAAACAAGACTTTCTGATTCGGCAGAAGTTCGGTCCCCTCCAGTGACTGATGACCGGCTGGATAAGAGGACCTCCACGGCACTCACCAGGTCGCCCCCGCAGCCCTTCAGAATCAGCTCAAGCACGGTTGGCTTCTggttggggaatattttttttaacacttccAAGGGCGGTCTGTTGGCTTTCAGGCTAAAAGGCAGAGAAACAGTTCCCGACGGGCCTTCGATCAGGAGGTGATTTTGCTCAGAATGGTACTTGGGGCTATCGGCCCTGCTCTCGGTGGTGCCGCCATTTTTCTGAATGGCATAGCCACCTTCATCCACTGACACGATTTCTGGGCTCTCCGGGGTGAAGCAATTTTTACTTTTGGTCATATCTGGGGAGCTCCTCTGGTCTGTGTCTTTGTCACTGTAGACCTCTGTGTTGTCGGCTGTACTGCCTTCTCCTAGGCGCTCTTCTGTCATATCTGAAAAGGAGAGAACAGCTGGTTAATCTCTTCCTGGTGGCGCCAAAGAGTGACAGCTGTACCTGAGGCACTTTAGCTAGCACCGACTTTCCCTGCTGTTGTAGGAAAAGGAAACACGACTAGGCAGGAAATCGTTCAGCAAACACcaacagaacaaaataaaatttggcCCAAAGTTCTTGTGTGGTGACAGAGAGTTAGATATTCATGACCAAAGATGCAAAATGCACGATCCCCTCTCCCCGTGATAGGCCCGAAGGATATTTTCCATTCCCAGAAGTCTTCCCCCTCTAAAGAGAATAGTGACGTGATGCATATAACCTTAAAGAGATTGGTCCACATAGCCAATAACTCA encodes:
- the DMRT3 gene encoding doublesex- and mab-3-related transcription factor 3, translated to MYASPSQGWFAGPPIKEEPLALLGLLRRNCLSLAPGRGEESEITAGNDPEFPKGHPSAKFQAPLFPRGAPWAKRISHKLARITDCVEMLAPRAVQNVFKTSSLGRLSQRQLQNRKRPRLESFSEACFGSLSACRKAGGRRERAGSAPVSEDKLHVGGNRGDSAGIGVKGEGGKRWGVAAGNRRKSRGPRGTPNPNTTLTVNVGTNLGWFPFDPHTGWQMPGLSFFDVLHTKCTKVTPESPRLLFVVEQPMKAVMTLLASAVLSFSDMTEERLGEGSTADNTEVYSDKDTDQRSSPDMTKSKNCFTPESPEIVSVDEGGYAIQKNGGTTESRADSPKYHSEQNHLLIEGPSGTVSLPFSLKANRPPLEVLKKIFPNQKPTVLELILKGCGGDLVSAVEVLLSSRSSVTGGDRTSAESESLVLPSNGHIFEHTLSSYPLSSSKWSVGSAFRVPDTLRFSTDSSNVVPNPLAVPLQHPFPQPPRYPLMLRNTLARNQSSPFLPNDVTLWNTMTLQQQYQLRSQYVSPFSSNSTSVFRSSPVLPTRTPEDPRISLPEDGCPIVSKQPIYTEDDYDERSDSSDSRILNTSS